A window of Streptomyces gilvosporeus contains these coding sequences:
- a CDS encoding ribonucleoside-diphosphate reductase subunit alpha, producing MTIAPTEPASDAEVVQPAVTTPATPAAGGPGEDGPGVALLRTLTELTVDLTATDPGKVAAAALRGRHRDSDESELRALATEAAAGLIGDEPQYSKLAARLLTLAISEEAAGQGAVAFSASVAVGHREGLIADETAEFVRTHAERLNALVDNALAEGADDRFGYFGLRTLHSRYLLRHPTTRQVIETPQHFLLRVACGLAEDHSDRALADVAELYRLTSSLSYLPSSPTLFNSGTRHPQMSSCYLLDSPLDELDSIYDRYHQVARLSKHAGGIGLSYSRIRARGSLIRGTNGHSNGIVPFLRTLDASVAAVNQGGRRKGAACVYLETWHADIEEFLELRDNTGEEARRTHNLNIAHWIPDEFMRRVEADADWSLFSPSDAPELVDLWGDEFDAAYRRAEAEGRALKQIPARVLYARMMRTLAQTGNGWMTFKDAANRTANQTAEPGQVVHSSNLCTEILEVTNDGETAVCNLGSVNLAAHLGADGEMDWEKLDATVRTAVTFLDRVVDINFYPTEQAGASNSRWRPVGLGLMGLQDVFFRLRLPFDSPEATELSTRISERIMLAAYEASADLAERHGPHPAWSATRTARGVLHPDHYPAAEPRWADRWAALRARIAKTGMRNSLLLAIAPTATIASIAGVYECIEPQVSNLFKRETLSGEFLQVNAYLIEELKALGLWDARTRDALREANGSIADLGWIPEDVRARYRTAWEIPQRALIDMAAARTPYLDQSQSLNLFMASPTIGKLSSMYAYAWKRGIKTTYYLRSRPATRIAQSARASVPVPQQAADPEAVACSLENPESCEACQ from the coding sequence GTGACCATCGCGCCAACGGAGCCCGCGTCAGACGCCGAGGTCGTGCAGCCTGCGGTGACCACGCCTGCCACCCCCGCCGCCGGCGGGCCGGGCGAGGACGGACCGGGTGTCGCGCTGCTGCGCACGCTGACCGAGCTGACCGTGGACCTCACCGCGACCGACCCCGGCAAGGTGGCCGCCGCCGCGCTGCGCGGCCGTCACCGGGACTCGGACGAGTCCGAGTTGCGCGCGCTGGCCACCGAGGCCGCGGCCGGGCTGATCGGCGACGAGCCGCAGTACTCCAAGCTCGCGGCGCGGCTGCTCACCCTCGCGATCTCGGAGGAGGCGGCCGGACAGGGGGCGGTCGCCTTCTCCGCCTCCGTGGCGGTCGGCCACCGCGAGGGGCTGATCGCCGACGAGACCGCGGAGTTCGTACGGACGCATGCCGAGCGGCTTAACGCCCTGGTCGACAACGCGCTCGCGGAAGGCGCCGACGACCGGTTCGGGTACTTCGGGCTGCGCACCCTGCACTCGCGCTATCTGCTGCGCCACCCCACCACCCGTCAGGTCATCGAGACCCCGCAGCACTTCCTGCTCCGGGTGGCCTGCGGCCTGGCGGAGGACCACAGCGACCGGGCCCTGGCCGACGTGGCCGAGCTCTACCGGCTGACCAGCTCGCTGTCCTACCTCCCGTCCTCCCCCACCCTCTTCAACTCCGGCACCCGCCACCCGCAGATGTCGTCCTGCTATCTGCTGGACTCCCCGCTGGACGAGCTGGACTCGATCTACGACCGCTACCACCAGGTGGCGCGGCTGTCCAAGCACGCCGGCGGCATCGGCCTGTCCTACTCCCGTATCCGCGCCCGCGGTTCACTGATCCGCGGCACCAACGGGCACTCCAACGGCATCGTGCCGTTCCTGCGCACCCTGGACGCCTCGGTCGCGGCCGTGAACCAGGGCGGCCGGCGCAAGGGCGCGGCCTGTGTCTATCTGGAGACCTGGCACGCCGACATCGAGGAGTTCCTGGAGCTGCGCGACAACACCGGTGAGGAGGCCCGCCGGACGCACAACCTGAACATCGCGCACTGGATCCCGGACGAGTTCATGCGCCGGGTCGAGGCGGACGCCGACTGGTCGCTGTTCTCGCCGTCGGACGCGCCGGAGCTGGTGGACCTGTGGGGCGACGAGTTCGACGCCGCGTACCGCAGGGCCGAGGCCGAGGGCCGGGCGCTCAAGCAGATCCCGGCCCGGGTGCTCTACGCCCGCATGATGCGCACCCTGGCGCAGACCGGCAACGGCTGGATGACCTTCAAGGACGCCGCCAACCGCACCGCCAACCAGACCGCCGAGCCCGGCCAGGTCGTGCACTCCTCCAACCTGTGCACCGAGATCCTGGAGGTGACGAACGACGGGGAGACCGCGGTCTGCAACCTCGGATCCGTCAACCTCGCCGCGCACCTGGGCGCGGACGGCGAGATGGACTGGGAGAAGCTGGACGCCACGGTCCGTACGGCCGTCACCTTCCTCGACCGCGTCGTGGACATCAACTTCTACCCGACCGAGCAGGCGGGGGCCTCCAACTCCCGCTGGCGGCCGGTCGGTCTGGGCCTGATGGGCCTCCAGGACGTCTTCTTCCGGCTGCGGCTGCCCTTCGACTCGCCCGAGGCGACGGAGCTGTCGACCCGTATCTCCGAGCGGATCATGCTCGCCGCCTACGAGGCGTCGGCCGATCTCGCCGAGCGGCACGGTCCGCATCCGGCCTGGTCGGCGACGCGTACGGCGCGCGGGGTGCTGCACCCCGACCACTACCCGGCCGCCGAGCCCCGCTGGGCCGACCGCTGGGCCGCGCTGCGCGCCCGCATCGCGAAGACCGGGATGCGCAACTCCCTCCTCCTGGCCATCGCGCCGACCGCCACCATCGCCTCCATCGCGGGGGTGTACGAGTGCATCGAGCCGCAGGTGTCCAACCTCTTCAAGCGCGAAACCCTGTCGGGCGAGTTCTTGCAGGTCAATGCGTATCTGATCGAGGAGCTCAAGGCGCTGGGGCTGTGGGACGCGCGGACCCGTGACGCGCTGCGCGAGGCCAACGGCTCCATTGCGGACCTCGGCTGGATCCCCGAGGACGTCCGGGCCCGCTACCGCACGGCCTGGGAGATCCCGCAGCGCGCGCTGATCGACATGGCCGCGGCCCGTACGCCCTACCTCGACCAGAGCCAGTCGCTGAACCTCTTCATGGCGTCGCCGACCATCGGCAAGCTCAGCTCGATGTACGCCTACGCCTGGAAGCGCGGCATCAAGACGACGTACTACCTGCGCTCCCGCCCGGCGACCCGGATCGCCCAGTCGGCCCGCGCCTCCGTCCCCGTACCGCAGCAGGCCGCCGACCCCGAGGCGGTCGCCTGCTCCCTGGAAAACCCCGAGTCCTGCGAGGCCTGCCAGTAA
- a CDS encoding tetratricopeptide repeat protein: MRIFGKVRHRPSASWRQATDRAFTLIGDGRYDDAGALLTRAADMEPWLSESWFNLALLHKFRHDWEQARAAGLRAVALLDRETGAPDWWNVGIAATALQDWPLARRAWQAYGLKVPGEGSPSGEPVGMALGSAAVRLSPEGEAEVVWGRRLDPARIEVLSIPLPSSGRRWGEVVLHDGVPHGERTTAAGAAYPVFDEIELWAPSPVPTWVVLLEAATEADRDALERLAADAGFAAEDWSSSVRLLCRTCSESRMPSDEGDGEHLDPHDHSEPGHPGPLGHRTAGSGSLWVPERECGIAAPAALVRGLLDGWVADSPDTREWRDLEEVC, translated from the coding sequence GTGAGGATCTTCGGCAAGGTACGGCATCGGCCCTCCGCCTCGTGGCGGCAGGCGACCGACCGCGCTTTCACGCTGATCGGCGACGGCCGTTACGACGACGCGGGGGCGCTGCTGACCCGCGCCGCGGACATGGAGCCGTGGCTGTCGGAGTCCTGGTTCAACCTCGCCCTGCTGCACAAGTTCCGCCACGACTGGGAGCAGGCCAGGGCCGCCGGACTGCGCGCCGTGGCCCTGCTCGACCGTGAGACCGGCGCCCCCGACTGGTGGAACGTCGGCATCGCCGCCACCGCCCTCCAGGACTGGCCGCTGGCCCGCCGCGCCTGGCAGGCGTACGGCCTGAAGGTCCCCGGCGAGGGCTCCCCGTCCGGTGAGCCGGTCGGGATGGCCCTGGGCAGCGCCGCGGTGCGGCTGTCCCCGGAGGGCGAGGCCGAGGTGGTCTGGGGCCGCCGGCTGGACCCGGCCCGTATCGAGGTGCTGTCCATCCCGCTGCCGTCCTCCGGGCGCCGCTGGGGCGAGGTCGTCCTGCACGACGGCGTCCCGCACGGCGAGCGGACCACCGCCGCCGGGGCCGCCTACCCCGTCTTCGACGAGATCGAGCTGTGGGCGCCCTCCCCGGTCCCCACCTGGGTGGTCCTCCTGGAGGCCGCCACCGAGGCCGACCGCGACGCCCTGGAGCGGCTGGCGGCCGATGCGGGCTTCGCCGCCGAGGACTGGTCCTCGTCGGTGCGTCTGCTGTGCCGTACGTGCTCCGAGAGCCGGATGCCCAGCGACGAGGGCGACGGCGAGCATCTCGACCCCCACGACCACAGCGAACCGGGCCACCCCGGCCCCCTGGGCCACCGCACCGCGGGCTCCGGTTCCCTGTGGGTCCCCGAGCGGGAATGCGGTATCGCGGCCCCCGCCGCCCTGGTGCGCGGCCTCCTGGACGGCTGGGTCGCCGACAGCCCGGACACCCGTGAATGGCGCGATCTTGAAGAGGTCTGCTGA
- the def gene encoding peptide deformylase: MAQQPGFDQDGGQQVDGEFIDDVTGADEREAAHRERGTSRPITVVGNPVLHRECKDVTAFDDELARLIDDMFASQRTAEGVGLAANQIGVDLKVFVYDCMDDQGVRHVGAVCNPVLDELPAERRVLDDSNEGCLSVPGAYAELPRPDYAVVRGQDATGEPIAIQGTGYFARCLQHETDHLNGYLYIDRLSKRDRKDALKQMAEKEPRYPVVAND, from the coding sequence ATGGCGCAGCAGCCGGGGTTTGATCAGGACGGTGGCCAGCAGGTGGACGGGGAGTTCATCGACGATGTGACCGGTGCGGACGAGCGGGAGGCCGCGCACCGCGAGCGCGGCACCTCGCGGCCGATCACGGTCGTCGGCAACCCGGTGCTCCACCGGGAGTGCAAGGACGTCACCGCGTTCGACGACGAGCTCGCCCGGCTCATCGACGACATGTTCGCCAGCCAGCGCACCGCCGAGGGCGTGGGCCTGGCCGCCAACCAGATCGGCGTGGACCTGAAGGTCTTCGTCTACGACTGCATGGACGACCAGGGCGTACGGCACGTCGGCGCGGTCTGCAACCCGGTCCTGGACGAGCTGCCGGCCGAGCGCCGGGTGCTGGACGACTCCAACGAGGGCTGCCTGTCGGTGCCCGGCGCCTACGCCGAGCTGCCCCGCCCCGACTACGCCGTCGTCCGCGGCCAGGACGCCACCGGCGAGCCGATCGCCATCCAGGGCACCGGCTACTTCGCCCGCTGCCTCCAGCACGAGACCGACCACCTCAACGGCTACCTCTACATCGACCGGCTCTCCAAGCGCGACCGCAAGGACGCGCTCAAGCAGATGGCCGAGAAGGAGCCGCGCTACCCCGTCGTCGCCAACGACTGA
- a CDS encoding transglycosylase domain-containing protein has translation MKGLRKTVRGLPWRRVIDYPRRGRVGLRRWLPSWKLLLGTFGSALGGLAALFAVVYVTVDIPNENELAAQEASIYYWADGSQMVSVGAVNRQNVTLDKVPDSVEHAVIAAENATFYSDSGVSLQGIGRAVVNMMSGEDTQGGSTITQQYVKNTYLSQDQTVTRKAKEFIISLKVSNQKSKRDILRGYLNTSWFGRSSNGIQAAAHAYYGIDAERLNPSQGALLAALLKGSEQYDPSLSKANHQRAVARWKWILDRQVSLGMMSKQERARYTKFPEPRALAKPTSQAGQIGYLVDVANKFIQSSTGLTDKDLARGGYRIHTTFDKKLTQRLEKAVTDVRQQAIDPKKRSADTFVEFGAASVRPKDGAIVALYGGADATRHFSNNADTGAVPAGSTFKPFVLAASLQQQSDAWAGETLPEDDQRDTEALREALMSAQSPPFVQAGQRIGLERIRDLVTAAGLREESLAQLEPTFPLGTSAPSAIRMASAYTTFTNGGLHADPYAVSRMTVDGKPVEGFDRKNPERVLDAGVAQRMTGILQGLGWRVLGAPEGAAAGRPVAAGVSEPGDRMKSAWFVGSPSGAAFPADEVPAPRATASPSPGADGGFGKGLASGDEPTTAITMFRNKPGAPQLLPMNGVGGPDTGLGTTLPPRVWTAYQEAS, from the coding sequence ATGAAGGGGCTGAGGAAGACGGTGCGCGGCCTGCCGTGGCGCCGGGTCATCGACTATCCGCGCCGGGGGCGAGTGGGGCTGCGGCGCTGGCTGCCGTCGTGGAAGCTGCTGCTGGGCACCTTCGGGTCCGCTCTCGGTGGCCTGGCGGCGCTGTTCGCCGTCGTCTACGTCACCGTCGACATCCCCAACGAGAACGAACTGGCCGCCCAGGAAGCCTCCATCTACTACTGGGCGGACGGCAGTCAGATGGTCAGCGTCGGCGCCGTCAACCGGCAGAACGTCACCCTCGACAAGGTCCCCGATTCCGTCGAGCACGCCGTCATCGCCGCGGAGAACGCCACCTTCTACTCCGATTCCGGCGTCTCCCTCCAGGGAATCGGCCGGGCGGTGGTGAACATGATGTCCGGTGAGGACACCCAGGGCGGTTCCACCATCACCCAGCAGTATGTGAAGAACACCTATCTCTCGCAGGACCAGACGGTCACCCGCAAGGCGAAGGAATTCATCATCTCGCTGAAGGTGAGCAACCAGAAGTCGAAGCGGGATATTCTGCGCGGTTATCTCAACACCAGCTGGTTCGGCCGGAGTTCGAACGGTATCCAGGCGGCCGCGCACGCCTATTACGGCATCGACGCCGAGCGCCTGAACCCGAGCCAGGGCGCGCTGCTGGCCGCGCTGCTGAAGGGGTCCGAGCAGTACGACCCGTCGCTGAGCAAGGCCAACCACCAGCGGGCGGTGGCGCGTTGGAAATGGATACTCGACCGGCAGGTCAGCCTCGGCATGATGAGCAAGCAGGAGCGCGCAAGGTACACGAAGTTCCCCGAGCCCCGGGCGCTGGCGAAACCCACCAGCCAGGCCGGCCAGATCGGGTATCTCGTCGACGTGGCCAACAAGTTCATCCAGAGCAGTACGGGGCTGACCGACAAGGATCTGGCGCGCGGCGGCTACCGCATTCACACCACCTTCGACAAAAAGCTCACCCAGCGGCTGGAGAAGGCGGTCACCGACGTCCGTCAGCAGGCCATCGATCCGAAGAAGCGGAGCGCCGACACCTTCGTGGAATTCGGCGCGGCGTCGGTCCGTCCCAAGGACGGCGCGATCGTGGCGCTGTACGGGGGCGCGGATGCCACCCGGCATTTCAGCAACAACGCCGACACCGGCGCCGTCCCGGCGGGCTCGACGTTCAAACCGTTCGTCCTGGCGGCCTCGCTCCAGCAGCAGTCCGACGCCTGGGCCGGCGAGACGCTTCCGGAGGACGACCAGCGCGACACCGAGGCGCTGCGCGAGGCCCTGATGTCCGCGCAGAGTCCGCCGTTCGTGCAGGCCGGGCAGCGGATCGGGCTGGAGCGGATCAGGGATCTGGTGACGGCCGCGGGGCTGCGCGAGGAGAGCCTGGCGCAGCTGGAGCCGACGTTCCCGCTCGGCACCTCGGCGCCCAGCGCGATCCGGATGGCGAGCGCGTACACCACCTTCACCAACGGGGGGCTGCACGCCGATCCGTACGCGGTGTCCAGGATGACCGTCGACGGCAAGCCGGTGGAGGGGTTCGACCGGAAGAATCCCGAGCGGGTGCTGGACGCGGGGGTCGCCCAGCGGATGACCGGGATCCTTCAGGGGCTGGGCTGGCGCGTCCTGGGCGCTCCGGAGGGCGCGGCGGCCGGCCGGCCGGTCGCGGCGGGCGTCAGCGAGCCCGGTGACCGGATGAAGTCGGCGTGGTTCGTCGGCAGTCCGTCCGGCGCCGCCTTCCCGGCGGACGAGGTTCCGGCGCCGCGCGCCACCGCGAGCCCCTCACCGGGTGCGGACGGCGGCTTCGGCAAGGGCCTGGCGTCCGGCGACGAGCCGACCACCGCGATCACCATGTTCCGCAACAAGCCGGGCGCCCCGCAGCTGCTGCCGATGAACGGCGTCGGCGGCCCGGACACGGGGCTGGGCACGACCCTTCCGCCCCGGGTCTGGACCGCCTACCAGGAAGCGTCCTGA
- a CDS encoding DUF3311 domain-containing protein produces MPEPESPASSPERRPLVTPTRVVAGVCLVAPFVAMLWVSSYARIEPRLAGVPFFYWYQMLWVPVSTALTAVAYKLVQREQRARKGGVAQ; encoded by the coding sequence ATGCCAGAGCCGGAGTCGCCAGCCTCCTCCCCGGAGCGCAGACCTCTCGTCACGCCCACCCGGGTGGTGGCCGGGGTGTGTCTGGTCGCTCCCTTCGTGGCGATGCTGTGGGTGAGTTCGTACGCCAGGATCGAACCGAGGCTCGCCGGGGTCCCGTTCTTCTACTGGTACCAGATGCTGTGGGTGCCGGTCTCGACGGCGCTGACGGCGGTCGCGTACAAGCTGGTGCAGCGTGAACAGCGCGCCCGCAAGGGGGGTGTGGCCCAGTGA
- a CDS encoding ribonucleotide-diphosphate reductase subunit beta translates to MTTETSASAAHTATTGEKNLLDPGFELTLRPMRYPDFYDRYRDAIKNTWTVEEVDLHSDVADLAKLSPGEQHMIGRLVAFFATGDSIVANNLVLTLYKHINSPEARLYLSRQLFEEAVHVQFYLTLLDTYLPDPEDRAAAFAAVENIPSIREKAEFCFKWMDSVESIDRLESKADRRRFLLNLICFAACIEGLFFYGAFAYVYWFRSRGLLHGLATGTNWVFRDESMHMEFAFSVVDTVREEEPDLFDDKLEQQVTEMLQEAVEAELQFGRDLCGDGLPGMNTESMREYLQCVADQRLQRLGFAPVYGSENPFSFMELQNVQELTNFFERRASAYQVAVEGSVSFDDEF, encoded by the coding sequence ATGACCACCGAAACAAGCGCTTCCGCGGCCCACACCGCCACCACCGGTGAGAAGAACCTCCTCGACCCGGGCTTCGAGCTGACCCTGCGGCCGATGCGGTACCCGGACTTCTACGACCGCTACCGCGACGCGATCAAGAACACCTGGACCGTGGAGGAGGTCGACCTCCACTCCGACGTCGCCGACCTCGCCAAGCTCTCGCCGGGCGAGCAGCACATGATCGGCCGGCTGGTCGCCTTCTTCGCGACCGGTGACTCGATCGTCGCCAACAACCTCGTGCTGACGCTCTACAAGCACATCAACTCCCCCGAGGCGCGGCTGTACCTGAGCCGTCAGCTCTTCGAGGAGGCGGTGCACGTCCAGTTCTATCTGACGCTGCTGGACACCTATCTGCCCGACCCGGAGGACCGCGCCGCCGCCTTCGCGGCCGTGGAGAACATCCCGTCCATCCGGGAGAAGGCCGAGTTCTGCTTCAAGTGGATGGACTCGGTCGAGAGCATCGACCGGCTGGAGTCCAAGGCCGACCGCCGCCGCTTCCTGCTGAACCTGATCTGCTTCGCGGCCTGCATCGAGGGCCTGTTCTTCTACGGCGCCTTCGCGTATGTGTACTGGTTCCGGTCGCGGGGCCTGCTGCACGGCCTGGCCACCGGCACCAACTGGGTCTTCCGGGACGAGTCCATGCACATGGAGTTCGCGTTCTCGGTGGTCGACACGGTCCGTGAGGAGGAGCCCGACCTCTTCGACGACAAGCTGGAGCAGCAGGTCACCGAGATGCTCCAGGAGGCCGTCGAGGCGGAGCTCCAGTTCGGCCGGGACCTGTGCGGTGACGGCCTGCCGGGGATGAACACCGAGTCGATGCGCGAGTACCTCCAGTGCGTGGCCGACCAGCGGCTCCAGCGCCTCGGTTTCGCGCCAGTCTACGGCTCGGAGAACCCGTTCTCCTTCATGGAGTTGCAGAACGTCCAGGAGCTGACCAACTTCTTCGAGCGGCGGGCCTCGGCCTACCAGGTCGCCGTGGAGGGCTCGGTCTCCTTCGACGACGAGTTCTAG
- a CDS encoding GntR family transcriptional regulator — METEGGSADSGGARTARVPKYYRLKRHLLEITETLPPGTPVPPERTLAAEFDTSRTTVRQALQELVVEGRLERIQGKGTFVAKPKVSQALQLTSYTEDMRAQGLEPTSQLLDIGYVTADDRLAGLLDITAGGRVLRIERLRLASGEPMAIEITHLSAKRFPALRRNLVKYTSLYTALAEVYDVRLAEAEETIETSLATPREAGLLGTDVGLPMLMLSRHSLDAQGRPVEWVRSVYRGDRYKFVARLRRPAD; from the coding sequence ATGGAGACCGAAGGCGGCAGTGCCGACAGCGGCGGCGCGCGCACCGCTCGGGTGCCCAAGTACTACCGCCTCAAACGGCACTTGCTGGAGATCACCGAGACGCTGCCGCCCGGCACCCCGGTACCGCCCGAGCGCACCCTCGCCGCGGAGTTCGACACCTCCCGTACGACGGTCCGTCAGGCCCTCCAGGAGCTCGTCGTCGAAGGCCGGCTGGAGCGGATCCAGGGCAAGGGCACCTTCGTCGCCAAGCCCAAGGTCTCCCAGGCGCTGCAACTGACCTCCTACACGGAGGACATGCGCGCCCAGGGGCTGGAGCCCACCTCCCAGCTGCTGGACATCGGCTATGTCACCGCCGACGACCGGCTCGCCGGACTGCTGGACATCACCGCCGGCGGCCGGGTGCTGCGCATCGAACGGCTGCGGCTGGCCAGCGGCGAGCCCATGGCCATCGAGATCACCCATCTGTCGGCCAAGCGCTTCCCCGCGCTCCGCCGCAACCTCGTCAAGTACACCTCGCTCTACACCGCGCTGGCCGAGGTCTACGACGTGCGGCTGGCCGAGGCCGAGGAGACCATCGAGACCTCACTGGCCACCCCGCGCGAGGCCGGGCTGCTGGGCACGGACGTCGGGCTGCCGATGCTGATGCTCTCGCGGCACTCCCTCGACGCCCAGGGCCGTCCGGTGGAATGGGTCCGCTCGGTCTACCGCGGCGACCGCTACAAGTTCGTCGCCCGGCTGCGCCGCCCCGCCGACTGA
- the mctP gene encoding monocarboxylate uptake permease MctP, producing the protein MSRLASPAALAAGAHGGVNGVALAVFVFFFLAVTVMGFLAARWRNAEQSASLDEWGLGGRSFGTWITWFLLGGDLYTAYTFVAVPAAIYAAGASGFFAVPYTILVYPLIFTFLPRLWSVSHKHGYVTTSDFVRGRFGSKGLSLAMALTGILATMPYIALQLVGIQAVLDVMGVGGGEHTNWFVKDLPLLIAFAVLAAYTYSSGLRAPALIAFVKDGLIYLVLAVAIIYIPAKLGGFGHIFDAAGKALAQPGAVPGKPRGELASGPHNQWAYATLALGSALALFMYPHSITATLSSRSRNVIRRNTTILPLYSLILGFLALLGFMAVKAGTDIQGNPQLAVPQLFEDMFPSWFAGVAFAAIGIGALVPAAIMSIAAANLFTRNVYKDFLRPEATAEQEHKVAKLVSLLLKFGALAFVLTMDKTVAINFQLLGGIWILQTMPALVGGLFTRWFHRWALLLGWAVGMVYGTLAAYGVASPTQAHFGGPSAEIPGIGEIGYIGLTAFVLNVAVAVVFTFALKAAKAPEGTDETSPADYTADLGDAEATATDLPPAAAEAPAGR; encoded by the coding sequence GTGAGCCGCCTCGCCTCCCCCGCGGCCCTCGCCGCCGGCGCCCACGGCGGCGTCAACGGCGTCGCGCTGGCCGTCTTCGTCTTCTTCTTCCTGGCCGTGACGGTCATGGGCTTCCTGGCCGCGCGCTGGCGCAACGCCGAGCAGTCCGCCAGCCTCGACGAATGGGGTCTGGGCGGCCGCAGCTTCGGCACCTGGATCACCTGGTTCCTGCTCGGCGGCGACCTCTACACCGCGTACACCTTCGTCGCGGTCCCGGCGGCCATCTACGCGGCGGGCGCCTCCGGCTTCTTCGCCGTGCCGTACACGATCCTCGTCTACCCGCTGATCTTCACCTTCCTGCCCCGCCTCTGGTCGGTCTCGCACAAGCACGGCTACGTCACCACCTCCGACTTCGTGCGCGGCCGCTTCGGTTCCAAGGGCCTGTCGCTGGCCATGGCGCTCACCGGCATCCTCGCCACGATGCCGTACATCGCCCTCCAACTGGTCGGCATCCAGGCCGTCCTGGACGTGATGGGCGTCGGCGGCGGCGAGCACACCAACTGGTTCGTCAAGGACCTGCCGCTGCTGATCGCGTTCGCGGTGCTGGCGGCCTACACCTACTCCTCGGGGCTGCGGGCGCCCGCCCTGATCGCCTTCGTCAAGGACGGCCTGATCTATCTGGTCCTCGCCGTCGCGATCATCTACATCCCCGCCAAACTCGGCGGTTTCGGCCACATCTTCGACGCGGCGGGCAAGGCGCTGGCTCAGCCGGGCGCCGTCCCCGGAAAACCGCGCGGCGAGCTGGCCAGCGGCCCCCACAACCAGTGGGCGTACGCCACGCTGGCGCTGGGCTCGGCGCTGGCGCTGTTCATGTACCCGCACTCCATCACCGCCACGCTGTCCTCCCGCAGCCGCAACGTCATCCGCCGCAACACCACCATCCTCCCGCTCTACTCCCTGATACTGGGCTTCCTGGCGCTGCTCGGCTTCATGGCCGTCAAGGCCGGTACGGACATCCAGGGCAATCCGCAGCTGGCGGTTCCGCAGCTGTTCGAGGACATGTTCCCGAGCTGGTTCGCCGGCGTCGCGTTCGCCGCGATCGGCATCGGCGCGCTGGTGCCCGCCGCCATCATGTCCATCGCCGCGGCCAACCTCTTCACCCGTAACGTCTACAAGGACTTCCTGCGGCCCGAGGCGACCGCCGAACAGGAGCACAAGGTCGCCAAGCTCGTCTCCCTGCTGCTCAAGTTCGGTGCGCTGGCCTTCGTCCTGACCATGGACAAAACCGTCGCCATCAACTTCCAGCTGCTGGGCGGCATCTGGATCCTCCAGACCATGCCCGCGCTGGTCGGCGGACTGTTCACCCGGTGGTTCCACCGCTGGGCCCTGCTGCTCGGCTGGGCCGTCGGCATGGTCTACGGCACCCTCGCGGCGTACGGCGTCGCCAGCCCCACCCAGGCCCACTTCGGCGGCCCCAGCGCCGAGATCCCCGGCATCGGCGAGATCGGGTACATCGGCCTGACCGCGTTCGTCCTGAACGTCGCGGTCGCCGTCGTCTTCACCTTCGCCCTGAAGGCCGCCAAGGCCCCCGAGGGCACCGACGAGACCAGCCCCGCCGACTACACCGCGGACCTCGGCGACGCGGAGGCCACCGCCACCGACCTGCCCCCGGCCGCGGCGGAGGCACCGGCCGGGCGCTGA